In Sphingomonas phyllosphaerae, one DNA window encodes the following:
- a CDS encoding FeoA family protein, translated as MTKPISLETLPRHQAAIVDDIDWARLATPEARRLRELGFDSGVRVQVLHRAQLGGGPVACRIGRMTVALRRAVAGAIRVSVEPLPAE; from the coding sequence GTGACCAAGCCCATCAGCCTCGAAACGCTCCCGCGGCATCAGGCCGCCATCGTCGACGATATCGATTGGGCGCGGCTCGCCACGCCCGAGGCGCGGCGATTGCGCGAACTCGGGTTCGATTCAGGGGTGCGGGTGCAGGTGCTGCACCGTGCGCAGCTTGGCGGCGGGCCGGTCGCGTGCCGGATCGGACGGATGACCGTGGCGCTGCGCCGCGCGGTCGCCGGCGCGATCCGCGTCTCGGTCGAACCGCTCCCCGCCGAGTGA